AAAACTGCTCTACATAAGCACCTAAATGCTTTTGTTTGTGTGCTTTTTCGTTTAATTCTTTTTTTAGATTTTCTAATTCTTCATTTGAAAATTTCAAAGCTTGTTTTAAAGTTATCATTATTTATCCTTAAATTTTTTAACCAAATAAAATAAAAACAGCGTAATAAATAAAAAACAAAATAAAGTAATCACTACCACACTAAAAGGTAAAGCTTGTTCAAACATTTTTTGCTTTTTCCACGCTATTACATCTTGGGCATAAACATTCTTCTTCTTTTGCTAAAAATTTCCAACATCTTGGGCATTTATGCAATGAAGAACGCACGATTTTAAAACTATGTTCACCTATTTTAAATTCACTCAAAGCTTTTTTATCATCTAAACTTTCAACCAAACTTACCATAAACCAATCTGCTACTTCTTCTATATCTTCGCTTAAAAGCTCATTTGCACTAGTTTGTAAAGATAGCTCTAAAGTTGATTTAATAAGTTTTTCTTTTTTCAAAACATCTATAAGTTCAAAGAATTTTTCTCTTGATTTGATAAATAATTCATCTTCAATCTCAAATTCATAATCAAAACCATCTTTTAACACCAAATCAAACACATCTTTAGCATTTTCTTTTATAAGCGCATTTGCATGTTCTAAAGCCTCATCTATGGTATAAGTAAGACTTGGAGCTAAAAGAGTAAAAAGTTTTCTAGCTATTAAAACCATTGCACTTTGAGCACTTGTTCTTTTTGTATCATCCTTGCCATTGCAATATAATCTGTCTTTGCAAATGTCTAAATAAATTCCACTTAAATCCGCACTTAAAAAGTTCAAAAGCACGCTAAAACCTTTTGCAAATTCATATTTTTTGAAGGCATTTTCGCACGCATCAAAAGCTAATTTTGCACGCATTAAAATCCACTTATCTAAAAGTGTGAAATTTTTTGTTTCTAAAAATTCTATATCGTTAGTGTTTGCAAGTAAAAATCTTATGGTATTTCTTATCTTTCTATATTGCTCGCTAACTTGTTTTAAGATATTATCTGAAATTTTTAAATCACTTGAATAATCACTAAGCATAATCCAAAGTCTTAAAATTTCCACTCCATAATTTTTAGCAACATTTTGAGGTAAAATCACATTGCCTTTGGATTTACTCATTTTTTGCCCCTTCTCATCAACGGTAAATCCATGAGTAAGTATATTTTTATATGGGGTTTTGTGATTAATCGCAGTAGAAATTAAAAGTGAGCTTTGAAACCACCCACGATGCTGATCGCTTCCTTCAAGATACATCGAAGCTTGGTATTCTCCTGCATCATATCTTGCTGAGCTTAACACTGCTTCCCAAGTGCTACCGCTATCAAACCAAACATCTAAAATATCATAAACTTTTTCTAAGTTATTTGGATCATATTTGCTATTTGGTGGCAATAAATCTTTTATTTCTAAATCCCACCAAGCATCAGCTCCGTTTGCTTCAAAAATTCCTACTATGTGGTTTAAAACATCATCATCAAAAATTACTTCTTTGGTGGTTTTATCTCTAAAAAATGCTATAGGCACGCCCCAATCTCTTTGTCTTGATATACACCAATCAGGACGATTTTCTATCATAGAGCTAAGGCGTTTAATGCCACTTTCTGGATAAAATTTTACATTATTTAATTGCTCTAATGCTAATTCTCTTAAAGATTTTCCATCTAGTTTTTTCTCATCCATTAAGATAAACCATTGCTTTGTAGCTCTATAAATAACCGGTTTATGTGTCCTCCAACAAAATGGATAAGAATGTATAAATTTAGAACTTTCAAGCAAAGCTCCGCCAAGTAGTTCTAAAATACGCTCATTTGCTTTAAAAATATGAAGTCCTATAAATTCATTTAGCAAATGCTCTGGTAAAAGCCCTTTAGCTCTTAGCGTTTCATCATAGCACCCACCATCATCTACTGGCATAATCACTTCAATGCCATATCTCAAACACGCATAATAATCATCCTCACCATGCCCTGGTGCAGTATGAACAAGCCCTGTTCCACCTTCCATTAAAACATGATCGCCTAAAATTAAAGTGGATTTTCTTTGATTAAGCGGATTAATAGCACTTAAATTTTCAAATTCAAAGCCTAAAAGTTCTTTTTGAATTTCACCTTGAGTGAAGCCTTTGTTTATCATCGCTTCAAGTAAAGCTTTAGCAAAGATAAAGCCTTCTTTAGTGATAACATATTTTTCATTTGCATTTAAAGCTATGGCTTGATTTGCAGGTAAAGTCCAAGGTGTAGTAGTCCAAATAACTGCTTTTGCTTTTTTTACTCCTAGTTTTTCAAGGGAAGTTTTATCAAGCTCAAATGCCACAAAAATAGAATAATCTTCTTTATCCTCATACTCTACTTCAGCTTCTGCTAATGCGCTCTTAGCAGCCCAGCTCCAAAAAACTGGCTTGCTTCTTTCTAGCAAAAGTCCTTTTTTAGCGATTTTACATAAGGCTTTGTAAATATCTGCTTCAAAAGCATTTTTCATAGTCAAATACGGCTCATCCCAATCAGCAATCACCCCTAAAGACTTAAATTCATCTCTTTGGATATTTACAAATTCTCTCGCATGCTCCCTACAAAATTCACGAATTTCTTTTTTACTCAAACTTTGTTTTTTTTCTTTTAGTTTTACTTCAACTTGTTGTTCTATAGGCAAACCATGGCAGTCCCAACCTGGAGTAAAACGCACTTTTTTGCCTTGAAAATAATGCGTTTTTATAATGATATCTTTTAAAATTTTATTTAAAGCATGGCCGATGTGTAAGTGCCCATTAGCATATGGTGGGCCATCATGCAAAGTAAAACTTTCGCTAGCACTTTGTCTTTTTTGTTTCATTTTTTCATAAGCATAGTTATTTTCAAACCACTTATTAAAGCGTTTTGGCTCAAGCTCTGCTAAATTCGCACGCATTGGAAAAGTTGTATTAGGAAGCAATAGCGTATCTTTATAATCCATATTCATCCACCTTGAAAAATTAAAATGGTAAATTCTACTTAAAATACTTTTAATTTGCACTTATTTTTTTGTTATAATCGCAAGAAAAAAAGGAAAATCATGAAACATTTAATCATCATCATAGGCAATGAACTCATCGTTAATGAAAATTATATGCGTTATATTCATGAAGAATACAAAAAACGATTTTTAGAACTACATGAACTTAAATTTATAAACAAGCCTGATAAAGATCTTCCTTTTTTGCTTGAAAAATTGTCTTTAGAATACACTTATATAACTATTTTTAGCATAAATGAGTATTATGCAACGATTGCAAAGATTATAGCAACCTTAAATGATGATGTTTTAGTTTTAGAAAATGAAACTTTAGTTCCATCAAAATCCATTTATACCAAAAATAGCTTTGTAAGTGAGTTTGAACAATGTCATATAAATTTGTTAAATGTTAGTATTAATTTAAAATTACCTCAAATTTTAAACAAACCTGAGATAAATTACACTTATTTTTGCTTATTAGATATTGATGAAATGAGTGCAAATATTTTACTAGATACCCTAACTAAATCTTTTGAAATTCAAACAAGTTCTAGTGCTTTGCTTGAGAATTTAATCTGCATTAGAGCAAGTGCGACACAATATGGTAAATTAGAAGGTTTTTTAAAAGGTGTTTTTAAACTTTTTGAAGGAAAAGTATTTTTAGATAACAACCCCATAAAATTCATCACAAAAAAGCTTTTAGATAAAAATTTAAAAATTTCTTTTGCAGAAAGCTGTACTGGTGGTTTATGTGCTTCAAAGCTGACTGAAATTTCTGGGGTTTCAAGCATTTTTGAAGGTTCATTGATAACTTATTCAAACCGCTTAAAAAATTCTTGGCTAGGTGTAAGCAATGATACCTTAGAAAGTGTGAGTGAGTATTCTGATCGTTGTATATACTTTATGTTAAAAGGGGTTTTTAAAACTACAAATTGTGATTTTGCATTAGCAATTAGTGGTGTAGCTGGAGAAGATGATGATAAAAACACAAAAGCAGGGACTATTTATATAGGAGCTATGTATAAAGATGGGACTTTTTTACAAGAATGCATTCATATACAAGGAGCAAGAAATTATATAAGAGAACAAGCTTGCTTAGCTGCATATAGCCTAATGCTAAGACTAAAACCTGAAATTTTCTTTGGAATTTAGCGTAGCCAAATTTAATTTGGCTACATGTGTATTTAATAACTTCCAACCACACAAGGATTCATAGTTTTAAAATTATCACTTACTATACAAGTTCTAGCTCTTTGAGTTAGTGCTGCTTCGTCTATCTCTTGGGTTTCTTCTTCTTCGTATTTAAAAGTAGGTGTTTGTTTTTGTGAGCTAGCTATTTGGCGTGATAGTTTTTGATAATCATCATTTTCAATACCACTAGAATTGTTTAATTTTTCTAAATTAGGTATTGTTAAAGCTATATTATCAAATTTGCCTATTATGTTAAATTGTTGATTTGATTTATCACTAGCTTGTTTTTGCCAAGTTTCTAGTTTTATTTGATTATTAGCTATAGTAGTGGCTAATTCTCCACTAAGATTGCTTAATCTATCTACTTCAGCTTTTAAAGAAGCTAAAGTTGCTTCATTTTTTATACTTGGATTTTCATTGATTTTTTTAACATAATCATTATATTTAGTTATGGCTATTTTAAGTTGCTCTTGTATGGTTTTTAATTGAGCTAAGGCATTATTAGAAGAATCAACTAAAGGTTTTAATTTATCATTGATAAATGCTAAAAGATTTGCTTTGTTAATAGCAAATTGGTTAAATTTAACATAAGTATTTTTATATTCTTGACTAATTCCTTCTAGTATTTCTTTCATACCTTTTTGACCATATAAAGCTTCTAAGAAAGATATGCTTTGCTTTAATTCTTCACTTAATCCTTGAATTTTAAAATCTTTTATATCAATCCAATACTTACCACTTAATATCTCACCTAGCCATTTGTTTAAATCATTTGCACTAATTACATCATCACTTGCTAAGATAACATCGCTATCACTTGGTTTATTTGGATTATCAGGGGTGGTAGGTTTTTCTATAGTGTCTGCTTTAGATAAAAAGTCTTTATATACACTTTCTTGAGTTTCATCTGTGTAAGTGTGGATATTGATTTTATTTTGGATATAGCCGTTTTGGTTAAAATCATTTTCATAACTTTGATCAGCTGTTGCATTAGCTAAATCATTTTCATAGTGATAAATATGAACATTCTTAAGTGCATTTGGTCTTCCTATTGGGCTTAATTTTCCAAAATAAAAACTACTAAAACCATTTTGGCCGATTGTATAACCTTTATCAAAATATATATATACATTTTCTAAATAATTACCTGTGTATAAAGTACCAGCAAAACTACCTATACTTACATAATTACTCCAATAATTATAACCAACCGAAGCGTAAATACTTCCTATTCCACTTATTGTTATATTTTTAAATACATTTGGTGCTCCTCCAGGGTCGTTGCTACCTACAGGATAATTATCCACTCTTCCGCCAAAACCTCCTATCCATGCAGTATATAATTGTTCAGCCTTGCTATCTACTTTTATGCTTTTTATGTTTTTTATACTTATATTGTTAAAATTACTTGATGTTATATATCCTGCAAATCCACCAACACCTATAGCATTTTCACCAGCAGCAAGCAAATCGCCAATATTTGAGATATTTATATTGTAAAAATTTGCATTATCAGTTCTATATGCCATAGAACCTATATATCTAGGAATTCCATTTGTATAATCAAAATTTATTGTATTTATATTTAAATTTCCTATATTAGCTAGTTGTATAACTCCAAATAAACCACCTTCATTTCCATCGATAAGAAGGTTAGATAAAGTATAACCTTGTCCATCAAGAGTTTTATTAAAAAAAGCACCATTGATACCTATAGGATCCATTAGTTTGTTATCAAAATTGATATTACCTACTAATTTAAATTCATCTATACTTCTAGTATCACCCAAACCTTCATTCCAACCTTTTATAAGATATCGCCATTCTATAGCATTAGCTTTTTCATTTTCCATATTGCCTATAGTTAGAGCTTTTTTGAAATTAGAAGAAATTCCATTATGGGTAACATTGGTATTATCTGTGTAATTTACTTTATTTATATTCACATTGTTACCAAATCTATAACCATCATTTGCAAAATTTATCATTTTTCTTTGTATATAGCCATCTTTTTTGGCTGTTACATTGATAATAGAATTTAAATTTGCACTATCTGCATCTATATATACATAATTGCCTACTAAGTGTGTTTTAGAATTAGCATTGCCTAATTTACCACCTTGTATATCTACCTTATGTCCTATAAGCAATACATCGTTTGCATTGATATTACCCATATTTACTACGCTACCTGCTTTTTGTGGTTTAAATACAGGAGAAAAAGTTGCACCTTGTTCAAAGGTTTTCATATTAGCAAATTTATTCATATCCTCATTACTCATCGATGAAGTAGAAGCTACAAAGCGATTAGCATTGATATTACCTGTTTTAGTAATGATTACTCCATTAGGATTGATTAAAAATACATTATTACCACTTGCATTTAATACACCTGCTATGGTAGATTTATTTGTTCCATGAGCTATGTTTAAATAGTTTTTGCTATTACCACCAAAATTTACACTTTCACCTTTATTTATATTAAAACCACCACCCCATTGGATAACAGAATTAACTTTATTACCATTTATATGCATATTATTACCACTGACATTTATAGTTCCACTTGTGCCATGAGTAAATTTACCACCACTTGGTAGGGCAAATGCAGGTGAAAAAAGCAATGAAGCAACTATACTTGAAAGTAAGATGTGATTAGTTAGTTTTTTAGAAGGAGTTAAATCAAAATTATTCGATCCCCCCCCCCGTGGAGAAAATACTGCCATAATAAATCCTTTGTTTGAAAAAATTTATGTATGTTAATATTATATTTATAAAAAAATACTTAAGTTAATGGAATTTAATTTAAAAAATAACTATTCAATAATACTCAGAAAGTTTTTCTTTCTGAGTATGTATTTAATAACTTCCAACCACACAAGGATTCATAGTTTTAAAATTATCACTTACTATACAAGTTCTAGCTCTTTGAGTAATAGCTGCTTCTTCTATTTCTTGGGTTTCTTCTTCTTCGTATTTAAAAGTAGGTGTTTGTTTTTGTGAGCTAGCTATTTGGCGTGATAGTTTTTGATAATCATCATTTTCAACACCACCACCTTGGGTTGGTTTGTCTACATTAGGGGTATTTATTAAAGATGTATTGAATTTTCCTATTACTATAACTTTATTGTTATTGTTTTTATCTTTAAAAATTTGAAGATTATTTTCTTGTATAGATAATTTAGCATAAAGTAGTTTTGCTTCTTTGTCTAGTTCTTTTATATTATTTTTTATAGCTATAAAAGCAGGATCATTTTCATTTTTTATACCTTTGTCTATTAAGGTTAAAAAATCATTATAAGCTTTTATAAATCTTTTAAGTTTAGCTTGATTTTGTTCTAATTGTTTTTCTATATCTAAACCCAAAGAAACTACTTCTTTATTTAGTTTGTCTAATTTAGTATGCCATAAGTTTTTGTTTTTGTTAAAGTCTTTGATTTTATCATCTGCTTTTTTAAAGGATTGCTCAAAATCTTTTTTTGCAGTATTTTCAAATTGAGCTTTATTTATATCATGATCTTTATAAGTATTTAAAAAACTTAAACTTTGCAATAAAGCTCTAGCATCATTTTCTTTAACACCTAAATAAGCTGTGATAAATTTAACTTGTTCATCTTCTGTTTTATTGGCTAAAGTTTTATATTCTTTTAGCAATTTATCTAATAATCTAATATTGATAACATATTTAATCTTATCAATATCTTTAATAATATAATCATTCCATACTGCATTAGAGATTAAATCATCTTTATTTAGAGTAGGTTTTTCATTAAGAATTAAATCTAGATTAGGAAGGATTGATTGGTTTGAGTTTTGAGGTAGTTCTGGACTTGTGATATTTGGTTTTTTTATGTCTGGTTTTGCAAGATTATATTCGCTTTTAAACTCTTGGTAGGTTTTATCTTTGTTATCATCACCATATATATGAGTAGTAAAATTATTTGTATTTATATTACTCATGATATCTTTAAAATCTTTTTCATGATGATAGATGTGAATGTTAGACATATTATCAGTGATTTTATCACTAAATTTGTATATTTTAACATTGTTATTTGTAAATGTTGTATTTGGATGAAAATAAACATGAATCTTGTTAAATTTAAATCTTCTATCACTATCATAATAACTTGGAGCAAAACCATAAATTGCTGAATTTTGCGTGGTAGGGTTTTTAATGCTAATGTTATTTATACCATCTATAAAAATATCATTAAACTCTATTTTTCCATATATATGATTATAACTTCTATGAAAATCAGCAACAAATCCTGCTATATTTGCAGATCTAAAATGTTCATCTCCATTTATATTGTGTTTAATATCATGTATATTTTTTATTATTATATTTTCAAATTTTCCACCTACTTCTCCTATGGTTATTCCTCCAGAAAAACCTCCAATCAAAAATCTATTACCACTAGTAGTAATATTTCCTATATTATTCAAATAAATATTTTTATACAAATTCGTATCATTATGCTTAATATAAATATTTCCAGCAAAACCCCCAATAGAGCCATATCTTCCATTTGCATTAATACCATTAATATTATCTAAATATATATTTTCATATTTACCCTCTTCAATATTTCCAGCAAAGCCTCCAATTTTCATACTTGCATATGAATACTCACTTTGTTCAATATGGAATAAATTTATATTATTAATGTTTTTTAAAGAAATATTATTAAATCTTGGAGGATTAATTTCACTAAGATATGTTTGCCCTATACTTCCAGCAAAGCCTCCAAATAGAATTCCTTTATCTGTCAACCAAGATGTATCACTTGAAACAGTTGCTTGAATTTTAATACCACTAATATCATTAAGAAGTATATTTTTAAAATCTCCTAAGTCGATACTTCCAGCAAAGCCTCCCAAATAAGCTATAGCCCTATAATTACCATATAAAGTCATATTTAAATTTTTTATATCATTTAATGCAATTTTATTAAATACCCCATTAGTTATCACTCCAGCAAAGCCTCCTAAAGAAGATTCTATAGAATTTTCTTTATCATTTTTATCATGAGTTAAACCATGTATAGTTTTTAAATTTATATCTTCAAAACTACCACCATCAATGCGTCCTGCAAAGCCTCCTATGTTTGCTTCAGAAAAACTCCAAAAATATTTTTCATCATATGAAGGTTTGCTTCGAGTAGCTTTAAAATTTATATTTTTAATATTATTTAAAGATATATTTGAAAAATTTCCATTTGCTATATATCCAGCAAAGCCACCTAAACCGATAAAATACTCGCTTATATATGCACCACCATATATAGGTTTGTGAATTTCACTTTCTCTAATACTTAAATTTTCCACATTTTTTAAAGAAATTCCATCAACAAAACCAAAAATAGAACCAGCAAAACCACCTACTCCATAGGCATAGTGTTTCCAATAAGCATCTATTTCATCTGGTATATCAACAATAGCACTATGTTTCACATCAAAATTTTTTATATTTTCTAAGGTGATATTTCTAAATATACCATTAGCATCTCCAGCAAAGCCACCTGTTCCATAAGTAGTAATATATCCAGAATCAACTACAACTTTGACATCATTTTTTAAACTAGTTAAATTCTTTAAACTAGCTCTATCTACAAAGCCATCTAAATAACCAGCAAATCCTCCAACATATTCATTTTTAGCATTAATGCCACCACCACTATAATCTACATTAATATTTGTAAAGCTTGCTTCTTTAGTTGCACCAAATATACCAACATAATGTTTTTTAGAATCATTATTTGTTAAATTTGCTGTATCTATATACATACCTTTTAATACAAAACCTTGTCCATCAAAGTTTTTAGTAAAGGCATTATCTTTGGTATTGCCTACTATCATGGAAGAACAACCAAGTCCATCTATGCAATAATTTGCATAATTTTTACCAGCAAAATTTATATTAGAAACTAATTTATATTCATTTGCAGTAGTTCTAAAACCATTTTTATTTTCATTCCAACCTTTAGCAAAATGCCACCAGTCTTCTGTATTGGCTATAGAAACAAAATGTGCTTTTTTAAAGTTCTTATCATTGTGCTTATATCCCCCATATGAAGGTGTAGAATATTTTAAAAATATATTTAATGCTTCAGGGTTATAATAATACCCAGTAGCACTTAAATATATAGAACCTTTATTTTTAGCTGTGATATTTAATTTATTATTTTTGTTTATATTAGCTACATCAACATATACTTCATTTCCAACTAAATGTGTATTTTTGGAATTAACTTGGTTTAAATATAATTTTCCTTTATCATTACCTGCACTTGCATGCAATAAAACCTTATTGCCTATAAGCAATACATCATTTGCATTGATATTACCCATATTTACTACATTGCCAAGTTTATTTGCTTTAAATACAGGAGAAAAACTTCCAGCTTGTTCTTGTGATAAATTTGCAAATTTCCACATATCATCACTACTCATCGATGAAGTAGAAGCTACAAAGCGATTAGCATTGATATTACCTGTTTTAGTAATGATTACTCCATTAGGATTGATTAAAAATACATTATTATCTTTTGCATTTAATACACCTGCTATGGTAGATTTATTTGTTCCATGAGCTATGTTTAAGTAGTTTTTACTATTACCACCAAAATTTACACTTTCACCTTTATTTATATTAAAACCACCACCCCATTGGATAACAGAATTAACTTTATTACCATTTATATGCATATTATTACCACTAACATTTATAGTTCCACTTGTGCCATGAGTAAATTTACCACCACTTGGTAAGGCAAATGCAGGTGAAAAAAGTAATGAAGCAACTATACTTGAAAGTAAGATGTGATTAGTTAGTTTTTTAGAAGGAGTTAAATCAAAATTATTCGATCCCCCCCCCCGTGGAGAAAATACTGCCATAATAAATCCTTTGTTTGAAAAAATTTATGTATGTTAATATTATATTTATAAAAAAATACTTAAGTTAATGGAATTTAATTTAAAAAATAACTACTCAATAATACTCAGAAAGTTTTTCTTTCTGAGTATGTATTTAATAGCCTCCAACCACACAAGGATTCATAGTTTTAAAATTATCACTTACTATACAAGTTCTAGCTCTTTGAGTAATAGCTGCTTCTTCTATCTCATGCTCTTCTTCCTCTTCTTCTAAGCTTTCATCACCTATTAAATTTAAAGACGCAGTTTGTTCAAATTCTAAATCAATCTCAGGGAGTTCAGGTTTATTAGGATCTTCTCCTTCTCCTCCATCGCCTTTGATTTGATCTAACTTGGGATTAGTATTTAATACCACATTAGCAAAAGCACCAATTACTTTGAAATTTTCTGTATTATTTTTGTTTTGCCAAGTAGATAGTTCATTTTGCTTGGTATTGATTAAAATCGCTAAATCTTGGCTGTCTTTCATTAAGGTATCTATTTTGTTTTTTAATATAACAAATTCTGGGTCGTTTTTATGTGCTAAGCCTTTATTGATTAAAACTACATATTTATTGTAAGCTTTAATAACTACATCAAGCTCATTTTGCTTAGCAATAAGATCTTTTAAAAATCCTTTTGATTCATTTGCTAAAGATTTTAATTCATCATTAAGCTGATTGATTTTATCTTTGATATTTTTAGTTGTATTATTTACTTGTTTTAATATACTTTCTTTTGTGCTAAAACCATTTCCTTTGAATTTATCATTTGAAGCAGTGCTTAAACCATTTTTTTCATAAGCTAAAAGAAAATCTAAACTTTGAACTACTTCTAAAGCTTTTGTTTTATCACCACTTAAAAAGTATTTAGCTACAAATTCAACCTTTTGTTCTTCACCCATATTAGAATAATTTGCTTTATCTTCTAGCATTTTCAATAAATCACTTATATGTAATTTATATTTTCCATTAGTGATATTAGCAATTATTTCTTTTTTAATCATTTCTTGAAGCAAATCATTTTCATCAAGTTTTACTTCGTTAGGATTATTTCCGCCTTCACCTATGGTGGTAAAGATAGGATCTGTTAGTTTAAAATCTGTGGTAGTTTGAAAAGAATTAGAGGTTTTATCATATTGCAATCCTGTAGCTGTTTGAGCGGAGGCGATAAAGTTATCATATTGATTTTGTAAAAAATTTACATTGTTTTGATATTTTCCACTATCTACTTTATCATAAGCTGAAAACAAATCCTTATCATAATAGACATTAACATTTTTAAAAATAACATTATTATCAGAAAAAGCGGTATTGCTCTCGTTATTATATATAAAAGCTGTTTGAAATCTCAAATCATCTCTATAATCATTGCTTATAGTTAATCCTTTTAAAGATATAAAAATATTTTCTAAAGTGGCATTTTTAGCATCTATCGCAAAAACACCCATATATCCATAATAAGGATCTCCATATCCACCACTTGTATATCCATCATATTTTATATTACTTATATCATGAATGATAATACTTTTAAAATTTGAATTTCCTGGTGTATAACTTTTACCTATCATCCCAGCAAACAACCCAAAACGAGAATTTTTTATATCTATATTTTTTACATTACTTATAGAAATATTTTCGTATTTTCCTTTAGAAATTTCTCCAGCAAAAAGACCATAATATTGATTTCCAACAAATTTAATTAAATCTATATCATTTAATTTGATATTTTTAAATTCTCCATTTTCTATAATGCCTATAAATCCGCCTGAACTATCATGGCCTCTAGTGGCTGAAATTTCCCCTATATTATTTAAGGTAATATTTTCGTATTTTCCATTATCTGATCTTGCTATAAATCCTCCCACTGCTTGTTCTGCTGTTATTTTTCTAATATCATCAAGTAAAATATTTTTAAATAATACTTCTTTTGTTTTATGTCCCCAAAAATTAGCTATAAATCCTCCAGTCCAAGTCCAATTACCACCTATTGCATCATAATCTGTTAATTTGATATTTTCAAAAATCATTTTTTCTACATTAGGAGCCAAGCTACCAGCTTGTCCAGCCATGCCAGCAAATCCACCTGAAGCCGTTCCGTAAATAATTCCTACATTATTTATACTAATGTCTTTAAAAATACCAGCACTAAGACTTCCAGTAAATGCACCCGCACCTACTACAGAATAACCATTAGCATAAACTTTTTCTATGCCATCTATGCTAATTCTTTCATAATTTCCAACATTTGCACCTCTAATAAGCCCTATAAAGCCTCCAGCATAGTTATTAGTCGCATATACTTCTTTTATATTTTTCATACTAATATCATAAAAACTTCCACCATCTGAAGCTCCAGCTATAGTTCCAGTAGCTCTTTGGCCTTTTGTAGCGATATTTTCAACTTTTAAGTTTTTAACAACACCGCCATTTCC
The genomic region above belongs to Campylobacter peloridis LMG 23910 and contains:
- a CDS encoding filamentous hemagglutinin N-terminal domain-containing protein, with protein sequence MAVFSPRGGGSNNFDLTPSKKLTNHILLSSIVASLLFSPAFALPSGGKFTHGTSGTINVSGNNMHINGNKVNSVIQWGGGFNINKGESVNFGGNSKNYLNIAHGTNKSTIAGVLNAKDNNVFLINPNGVIITKTGNINANRFVASTSSMSSDDMWKFANLSQEQAGSFSPVFKANKLGNVVNMGNINANDVLLIGNKVLLHASAGNDKGKLYLNQVNSKNTHLVGNEVYVDVANINKNNKLNITAKNKGSIYLSATGYYYNPEALNIFLKYSTPSYGGYKHNDKNFKKAHFVSIANTEDWWHFAKGWNENKNGFRTTANEYKLVSNINFAGKNYANYCIDGLGCSSMIVGNTKDNAFTKNFDGQGFVLKGMYIDTANLTNNDSKKHYVGIFGATKEASFTNINVDYSGGGINAKNEYVGGFAGYLDGFVDRASLKNLTSLKNDVKVVVDSGYITTYGTGGFAGDANGIFRNITLENIKNFDVKHSAIVDIPDEIDAYWKHYAYGVGGFAGSIFGFVDGISLKNVENLSIRESEIHKPIYGGAYISEYFIGLGGFAGYIANGNFSNISLNNIKNINFKATRSKPSYDEKYFWSFSEANIGGFAGRIDGGSFEDINLKTIHGLTHDKNDKENSIESSLGGFAGVITNGVFNKIALNDIKNLNMTLYGNYRAIAYLGGFAGSIDLGDFKNILLNDISGIKIQATVSSDTSWLTDKGILFGGFAGSIGQTYLSEINPPRFNNISLKNINNINLFHIEQSEYSYASMKIGGFAGNIEEGKYENIYLDNINGINANGRYGSIGGFAGNIYIKHNDTNLYKNIYLNNIGNITTSGNRFLIGGFSGGITIGEVGGKFENIIIKNIHDIKHNINGDEHFRSANIAGFVADFHRSYNHIYGKIEFNDIFIDGINNISIKNPTTQNSAIYGFAPSYYDSDRRFKFNKIHVYFHPNTTFTNNNVKIYKFSDKITDNMSNIHIYHHEKDFKDIMSNINTNNFTTHIYGDDNKDKTYQEFKSEYNLAKPDIKKPNITSPELPQNSNQSILPNLDLILNEKPTLNKDDLISNAVWNDYIIKDIDKIKYVINIRLLDKLLKEYKTLANKTEDEQVKFITAYLGVKENDARALLQSLSFLNTYKDHDINKAQFENTAKKDFEQSFKKADDKIKDFNKNKNLWHTKLDKLNKEVVSLGLDIEKQLEQNQAKLKRFIKAYNDFLTLIDKGIKNENDPAFIAIKNNIKELDKEAKLLYAKLSIQENNLQIFKDKNNNNKVIVIGKFNTSLINTPNVDKPTQGGGVENDDYQKLSRQIASSQKQTPTFKYEEEETQEIEEAAITQRARTCIVSDNFKTMNPCVVGSY